aaaaaaaacactggatttaatttaaatgttatattcagAGCTGATTCTCTGTTTTCAGGAGTTAAATGAAGCGTGTGAGAGTGAGAATGTCTCTTCTTCATGAGTTACAGAATCAGATATTTACCTGTGACTCAGAGCTCAAGGTGTAGCCTGTTAAAGTGGcggttaccatggcaacagcactGATATCATGAGGCGTCGTGGTTTTCATTtactcatttacagtaaaggcCGGTCAGCGAGACCGTCAATGATTTCATGgatccactgtgtgtgtgtgtgtgtgtgtgtgtgtgtgtgtgtgtgtgtgtgtgtgtgtgtgtgtgtgtgtgtgtgtgtgtgtgtgtgtgtgcagtgcatcTAACAGGAACTAAGCTGGGCTGTGCTGAAGGCGGATGTGGAGCTTGCACCGTCATGTTGTCCAGataccaaacacacactcaacagcTGATGTATCCTCAgaccaagtgtgtgtgtgtgtgtgtgtgtgtgtgtgtgtgtgtgtgtgtgtgtgtgtgtgctaatgaAGCATCTTATCAGCATGCAGTCATGTGTTTCATCATCTGATGTGAAACAAACTGATTTAACATAAAGAAATTAACCAACTGTgactttataatgtttataatgtttatattgtttataatgttgtaatgttataatataatcagtttataatgttataatataatcagtttataatgttataatataatcagtttataatgtttattttatataatgttaAACTAAATGTTATGATTATAATGTAGTGTTATTtatactaaatataaataaataaactttaactcTTGCTCTCAGTCATCACGCCGTTAACGCCTGCCTCGCGCCGCTCTGCTCTTTACACCTGGTTGCCGTGACGACCGTGGAGGGCATCGGCAGCGTGGCACGAAAGCTTCACCCggtccaggtgtgtgtgtgtgtgtgtgtgtgtgtgtatgtgtgtgtgtgtctctgtgtgtgtgtgtgtgtgtgtgtgtgtgtgtttgtgtgtgtgtctctctgtgtgtgtgtgtgtgtgtgtgtgtgtgtgtgtgtgtgtgtgtgatgtattgTTTGTTATCTTTGTGGCTGTTAAGGCATTTATGGCGCAGTTGatgagtccaagacaaattaaagtatattgtattatattgtgtgtgtgtgtgtgtgtgtgtgtgtgtgtgtgtgtgtgtgttcaggagaGGATTGCGAAGTCTCACGGCTCTCAGTGTGGTTTCTGCACACCGGGCATCGTCATGTCCATGTACGCTCTGCTGAGGACGAACCCAACACCAAGCATGGCCGACATGGAGGAAGCTTTCcaaggtaaacacagacagatacaaTTCAGGTTTAACTTGTCTTTCATAGCCTGGAATCGTAAAACTGcatcaacaaaatgaaaatgaagactttttgtttgtgtttcagggaaTCTGTGTCGTTGCACCGGATACAGACCGATACTGGAAGGATACAAGACTTTCACTGTGGTGAGtaactcagtcactcagtcactcagagCTAACGCTAACGCTAACGCTAACCCTGTCTGCATTCAGTCCTTCAGCTACACTCAGCTGAcggatgaatgaaagaaaataaacagatgatAGTATGTTGGTGGTGGTCTGAGAGTAAAATCACTAAatactcttctttctttctttctttctttctttctttctttctttctttctttctttctttctttctttctgtctttcttccagGAGGGGGGCTGCTGTGGAGGCCGGGGGCGGGACAACGGCTGCTGTATGACCAATGGGAACGCACACGAGGAAACATCAGAGGAGAACGCTGTGAGTAAAAAGTACTGCGAtcatttactgcagtaaaagtacaagtacctcaaactgtacttcaataaagtacaatataaagtaaaacactacagtatagtaccatatgcagtataagtactacAGCCTGTGTACTatatgcagtataagtactacAGCCTGTGTACtgtatgcagtataagtactacAGCCTGTGTACtgtatgcagtataagtactacAGCCTGTGTACTatatgcagtataagtactacAGCCtgtgtactctctctctctgcaggattcttctttgtctctttttaacgCAGCAGATTTTGAACCTTTTGACCCGACACAGGAAGTGATCTTCCCTCCTGAGCTCATGGTgagaaactaaaactaaacacacttttacttcataacagtttaaaatgtttcatgtttactTTCCTTCAGTCTCTCAGCAAAGGTCAGAGGTCGAGCTCGCTGTGTTTCCATAGCGACAGGGTGGCGTGGATGCAGCCGGACAGCCTGAACGAGTTTCTGCAGCTGAAATGGAAACATCCAGAAGCTAGAATagtgacaggaaacactgaagtgggtcagtctgtcacacacacacacacacacaaacacacacacacacacacacacacacacacacacacacacagacacacacacacacacacacacacacacacacacacacacacacacacagtaacacacacatacatatacactaagtcattctgtctgtcactcactgtatgtgtgtgtgtgtgtgtgtgtgtgtctctgtgtctctgtatgtgtgtgtgtgtgtgtgtgtgtgtgtgtgtgtgtgtgtgtgtttgtgtgtgtgtgtgtgtgtgtgtgtgtgtctacaggtaTTGAGATGAAGTTTAAGAACATGTTGTATCCGGTTATCTTGGCTCCCACTTTCATCCCTGAACTGAACACAGTGACGCACACTGAGGATGGTGAGTACTGTCACCTAGCAACCACTATCAGTCACCCAGCAACCACTATCAGTCACCTAGCAACCATTATCAGTCACCCAGCATCCACTATCAGTCACCCAGCATCCACTATCGGCCACATAGCAACTACTACGGTCACTTAGCAACCAGTCATTTAGCAACCAGTCACTTAGCAACCACTATTGGTCAGCTTACATCAACTGTTGGTCTCCTAGCAACCACTTGTGGGtactctctctcgctctgtcttatattactgtaataatgaaactgtgtgtgtgtgtgtgtgtgtgtgtgtgtgtgtgtgtgtctgtgtgtgtgtgtgtgtgtgtgtgtgtgcgtgtgtgtgtgtgtgtgcaggcgtGGTGTTCGGTGCAGCGTGCACTCTCAGCCACATGGGGGCGGTGCTGAGGGAGGCGGTGGCgactcttcctcctcatcagaCCGAAGTCTTCCTCGCTGTCCTGGAGCAGCTGCGTTGGTTCGCAGGGCAGCAGATACGAAACGTTGCTGTGAGTCTGTTTATCTTAACGTCGAGGTTATCGTAACGTTATCATAAGAGAGGTTGAATAATTAATATAGAAAGACACATTTGGTAATCACTTAAtaatgtgtgttactgttatattataataattaaatatatataaatatgtgtgtttcaggctgttGGAGGAAACATCATGACTGCTAGTCCTATATCAGACCTCAACCCTGTTTTTATGGCTGCTGGCTGCAAACTCACACTGATGGACAAAggtagaacacacacacacacacacacacacacacacacagagcatgaaCTCTCTGCAGTGTCTCTGTATTATTAATAAATCCTCCGTCACTTGTGTGCAGAGCTGTCAGAGCGTTTATAGAACTAAAGTCTTTTTTCTCGGGACACTAAATCTGAAGTCCCGAAGGATAAAAAGCGTCTGTGAAATCACTCGGTCACGCTGCGTTAAAATGCTCCATATTTGGCACGAGGCGTTCAAGGCACAGTTAATTCAGAGTGCTGCCAAACTGCTGAGTCACTGTTTCTGCCTGTCACACATACTTTATAAGTTTATATCACAGCTTGCGTAAGAGAGGAAGAGTTAAAGGAGAAACTTCTGATGTGTTTGACCTTATATGTCGGCAGCTGCAGAAACTCATAGAAAGTCAAATGTTGCCTCGGCCctaaaaaatcaaataaccaaCATCAGCCAAAAGAAATCTGAATTATTCGTGAAAGGTTTGTTTATTCTCgtcgtgacctttgacctttgaccctgtctgtgtgtcagacGGCAGCCGTGTGGTTCAGATGGACGATAAGTTCTTCCCAGGTTACAGGAAGACGGTTCTGCGCCCGCAAGAGATCCTGCTGTCTGTGGAAATCCCCTACAGCAAGAAGGTAGACACACCGTCGCTGTGGCAACCAGTCTGCTGCCTAGCAACCATTGTTTGTAACCTAGaaaccactgcctgtctcctAGTAACCACTGTCTTTCTCATAGTAACCACTGTCCGTTCCTAGTAACCACTGTCTGTCTCCTAGTAACCACTGTCTGTCCCCTAGTAACCACTGTCCGTCTCCTAGTAACCACTTTCTGTCTCGTAGAAACCACTGTCTGCCTCCTAACAACAACTATCAGTTACTTAGCAACTGATGTCAGAGCCGTAGACTGGCTGATCTGACTccgtgtttgtgttttctttcctcaGACTCAGTTTGTCTCGGCCTTCAAACAGTCTCCTCGCAGGGAGGATGACATCAGCATCGTCACCGCGGCGATGAGTGTCACCTTCACCCCGGGGACCGACTCTGTGGAGGACTTGAAGCTGAGCTACGGTGGCATGGCGCCGACCACGGTGCTGGCGAAGAAGACGGCGAGCAAAGTGTTGGGAAGGTAACGGACACACAGagcgaggaggaagaggaggaagaggaggaggaggagaaggaggaagatgatgtaATGCTCTGTGATGTCATTCAGGCGATGGGGGGAGGAGCTTCTGGAGGAGGTTTGCACCTCATTGGCTGAGGAGATGACCCTCGACCCCTCTGTGCCAGGCGGCATGGTGACGTACCGGCGAACTCTGACCCTCAGCCTCTTCTACAAGTTCTACCTGACAGTCCTGCAGAAGCTCCGGCAGCAGGTCAGCTGACTACTTTAATTTCTTCCTTTGTTCCTCCGTTAATACAAACACACTGCCTCCATATTCACCTGATACATTCATCATAGTGTCCACAGAACTATATCCATCAATACACTGCCCACCACCTAGCAACTTCCACCAGTCACCTAGCAACCACTATCAGTGACCTAGCAACTACTATCAGTCACCTAGCAATGAATAAGTCACCTAGCAACCATAATCAGTCACCTAGCAACAACCACAGTCACCTAGCAACCACTATCAGTCACCTAACAACCACTATCAGTGACCTAGCAATGAATAAGTCACCTAGCAACCACTATCGGTCACCTAGCAACCACCACCAGTCAACCAGCAACCATAATCAGTCACCTAGCAACAACCACAGTCACCTAGCAACCACTATCAGTCACCTAACAACCACTATCAGTCACCTAGCAACCAATAAAGTCACCTAGCAACCTCTACCTCTCACCTGGCAACTACTATCAGTTTACCATCAACCATATCTGTCACCTAGCAACCACTATTAGTCTCCTAGTAACCATTTGCAacctccctctatctctctctctctctctctctctctctctctctctcccccccctccctctctctctcccccccccctctgtctctcaggGTGTGGGTGTGGAAGAGGTGGGGTCTGACTGTGTGAGTGCGACAGAGATTTATCATCCAGAGACTCCGACCAGCGTTCAGATCTACCAGGTAACACCGAGGCTCAGAGGTCAGCTGATCAGGTACCACATGATGAAGTTTTAGTGTCCAGGTGTGTTAACGTCTGCGTGTCCCCCAGGCGGTGCCGGAGGGGCGGAGTCAGGACGACGTGGTGGGCCGACCTGTGATGCACCTGTCGGCTATGAAGCAGGCGACAGGTGAGGCGGTTTACTGCGACGATGTCCCGCTGTACGAGAACGAGCTCTACCTGTCACTGATCACCAGCAGCAAGGCACACGCTCACATCCTgtaagatacacacacacacacacacacacacagatacgcatacacacacacacacagatacacacacacacacacacacacagatacgcatacacacacacacagagacacacaaccACCCACagatacacatagacacacacacacaaacacacacagatacacacagatatacacacagatacacacacaaatacacacacagatgcacgcacgcacacacacacacagacagacacataccTGTGCTTTCttacccgtgtgtgtgtgtgtgtgtgtgtgtgtatctgtgtgtgtgtgttacagctccatagacacagcagcagcacagagcatGCCCGGTGTTGTCAGCTTCCTGTTCGCTGACGACATTCCCGGCAGCAACGCCACCGGACCGATCGCGTACGACGAGACCGTCCTGGCCGACCGCCAGGTGTGTTCCTGTTTCAACGACCAATCAGGTGACCCGGGTGTTGGCAGTTTGATCATGTGACCTTCCTTCCTGCAGGTAACGTGTGTGGGTCACATCATCGGCGCTGTGGTGGCCGACACGCAGCTGAACGCCCAGAGAGCCGCCAAGGCCGTCAAGATCCAGTACGAAGAGCTGCTGCCTATCGTCACCATCCAGGTGAGACCCGCCTCACCTGACACCTGACACCTGAACGCCTGACACCTGAACTCCtgacacctgaacacctgaacacctgacacctgaacacctgaacacctgaacacctgaacacctgacaCCTGACCCAATGAACTCCTgacacctgacacctgacacctgacacctgagcacctgaacacctgacacctgaacacctgagCGCTCAGCACTCATTAACGTGTGTTATTGATTGACAGGAAGCCATCGCTGCCCAGTCCTTctatcagccaatcagaaccatCCAGAGGGGGGACCTGGAGGCGGGCTTTAAACAGGCTGACCACATCCTGGAGGgtaggactgtgtgtgtgtgtgtgtgtgtgtgtgtgtgtgtgtgtgtgtgacgtccTCTGCCAGCTGATCAGctactgattattgattattgatcactGATTGGTTGTGTGTCTGACAGGTGAGATGCACATGGGAGGTCAGGAACATTTCTACTTGGAGACAAACGTCAGTCTGGCGGTTCCTCGAGGAGAAGACGGAGAGATGGAGCTGTTTGTGTCCACGCAGTCAGCCGCCAAGACACAGGTGAGACAGTACTGCAAGTACTGCATAATGTACTGCAAGTACTGCATAATGTACTGCATGTACTGCATAATGTACTGCATGTACTGAATGTACTGCATTAAGTACTGCACAAAGTACTGCATGTTCTGCATAAGTTACTCATTCTGCTCTGATTCGACTCgatttaaaaaacatgaccttattgattgattgtgtgtgtgtgtgtgtgtgtgtgtgtgtgtgtgtgtgtgtgtgtgtgtgtgtgtgtgtgtgtgtgtgtgtgtgtctgtgtgtcagtctCTGGTAGCGAAGGCGTTGGGCGTCCCCGCTAACAGAGTAGTGGTGCGAGTGAAGAGGATGGGCGGAGGCTTCGGGGGGAAAGAGAGCCGAACCACCGTCCTGTCGACTGTGGTTGCCGTGGCAGCAAACAAGTAAACCTGTCAATCACTTCAGTCGGTCTTCAGTCGGTCTTTGATGGTTAAAGTCTGATTCTGAAGGTTTctgatgtgttttgtgtgttcttgTCAGGCTGAATCGGCCGGTCAGGTGCATGTTGGACAGAGATGAAGACATGTTGATCACAGGAGGACGACACCCTTTCTACGGGAAATACAAAGTAAGACCACTTCCTGTTATTGATCCTTTATATGCTGTTGCAACTACTCTGTGTTTCAGTCTGGTTGTATTAATCATATTGTGTCTTTTGCCTTTGATGTCACCA
The Scomber scombrus chromosome 24, fScoSco1.1, whole genome shotgun sequence genome window above contains:
- the xdh gene encoding xanthine dehydrogenase/oxidase, which codes for MRGENMNMTGTGNGTVNGSDDLIFFVNGKKIVEKNADPEMNLLTYLRRKLHLTGTKLGCAEGGCGACTVMLSRYQTHTQQLIHHAVNACLAPLCSLHLVAVTTVEGIGSVARKLHPVQERIAKSHGSQCGFCTPGIVMSMYALLRTNPTPSMADMEEAFQGNLCRCTGYRPILEGYKTFTVEGGCCGGRGRDNGCCMTNGNAHEETSEENADSSLSLFNAADFEPFDPTQEVIFPPELMSLSKGQRSSSLCFHSDRVAWMQPDSLNEFLQLKWKHPEARIVTGNTEVGIEMKFKNMLYPVILAPTFIPELNTVTHTEDGVVFGAACTLSHMGAVLREAVATLPPHQTEVFLAVLEQLRWFAGQQIRNVAAVGGNIMTASPISDLNPVFMAAGCKLTLMDKDGSRVVQMDDKFFPGYRKTVLRPQEILLSVEIPYSKKTQFVSAFKQSPRREDDISIVTAAMSVTFTPGTDSVEDLKLSYGGMAPTTVLAKKTASKVLGRRWGEELLEEVCTSLAEEMTLDPSVPGGMVTYRRTLTLSLFYKFYLTVLQKLRQQGVGVEEVGSDCVSATEIYHPETPTSVQIYQAVPEGRSQDDVVGRPVMHLSAMKQATGEAVYCDDVPLYENELYLSLITSSKAHAHILSIDTAAAQSMPGVVSFLFADDIPGSNATGPIAYDETVLADRQVTCVGHIIGAVVADTQLNAQRAAKAVKIQYEELLPIVTIQEAIAAQSFYQPIRTIQRGDLEAGFKQADHILEGEMHMGGQEHFYLETNVSLAVPRGEDGEMELFVSTQSAAKTQSLVAKALGVPANRVVVRVKRMGGGFGGKESRTTVLSTVVAVAANKLNRPVRCMLDRDEDMLITGGRHPFYGKYKVGFMNSGKVVALDVSYYSNTGNSMDLSLSIMERALFHMDNSYNVPNIRGRGSICRTNLPSNTAFRGFGGPQGMMIAENWMMDVAQSLGRPAEEVRRLNLYMQGDSTPFNQILDQFTVDRCWDECLARSEYEKRRAAIELYNRQNRWTKRGLAIIPTKFGISFTAVFLNQAGALVHIYTDGSVLLTHGGTEMGQGLHTKMVQVASRVLNVSSSKIHISETSTNTVPNTSPTAASASSDLNGAAVQNACEVLAERLQPYRSKNPKGSWEDWVRAAYFDRVNLSANGFYKTPDLGYDFETNSGRAFNYFSYGVACSEVEIDCLTGAHKNLSTTIVMDVGHSLNPAIDIGQVEGGFMQGLGLFTLEELHYSPRGVLLTRGPGSYKIPAFGDIPTQLTVSLLRDAPHDKAIFASKAVGEPPLFLASSVFFAIKDAISAARAESGITGPFRLDSPASAERIRNACSDRFTKLCPPAEPGTFSPWSVQV